CCCCAAAGTTGTTGATCTGACCTCGCCTTGAGTTGAGATCACCAATCACATCTCCCAAATGCTCTTCAGGCGTGACAACTTCCACCCTCATGATTGGTTCGAGCATCTGAGGTCCAGCTTTCCTTATTCCTTCCCTAAATGCTCCTCTGGCAGCCAATTGGAATGCCAAAACACTTGAATCAACATCATGGTAAGACCCATCGACTAATACTGCACGAACATCAACCACAGGGAAGCCAGCCAGCACTCCGTTCGGCATGCTTTCTTCCAACCCCTTCATCACACCTGGTATGTATTCTCTCGGCACCGCACCTCCCTTGATCTCACTCTTGAACTCGTACCCGCTACCTGCTTCTAGTGGCTCAAACCTGACAGTGATATCCGCAAATTGACCTGCACCCCCAGATTGCTTCTTGTGCACATACTTGACTTCCGTGACCTTGGAAATGCTTTCCCGATAATTGACTTGGGGCGCTCCAACATTGGCTTCAACCTTTGTGAATATATAGAGCAAAGTTAGTTGCAGGAACACtttaaaaaaacccaaaagtTTACTTTGTTGTGCATGGTATGAGGATTTTAGTTGCAACTCTGGATTCAACTATTATTTAAGAAactatgatttaaaatttatcctACTCCTGAAGTATACAAATAGAATtatagaatagaatatttgttCGTGTTGCCTTATTCTTGCCCATCTCAGCTCCCACTCCTAACATTGGGTATTGCATATCTTATCACCTAATGCGACATAAGATTTTGGAAGTGAATAAGAACTGAGATTGTGTAGGAAACTCCtacaaatgatattaaatttgaatgaaaccACTAAGGTGAACTGGAATGCAATATGTTCCAAGCAAATATCCATATAgcaagaaaatattttgtgatgagAGGATAATTAGTTCAGAGAAGCGGACCTTATATTCCCTCTTGAGCCTGTCAACAATAATTTCAAGATGCAACTCTCCCATTCCTTCGATAACTGTTTGATTGGTTTCTTCATCACGTGAGAAGTGGAAAGAAGGATCTTCCTGAGCAAGCTTGATTAAGCCAACTGCCATCTTATCAATATCAGCTTTAGTTTTTGGCTCGATTGCAACCTTAATCACAGGATCTGGGAAATCCATCCGTTCTAAAACAACAGGCTTCTCCGGATCACACAACGTTTCTCCTGTAATGGTATCTTTTAGACCTGCGAGTGCGATAATATCTCCGGTTAAGGCTACTTTAGTGTCCTCTCTGCTGTTAGCGTGCATTTCCAGGAGTCTACCAATCCTCTCTTTCTTCCCTTTGTTTGAATTCAACACATAGGAGCCAGATTCAAGCTTCCCAGAATACACCCGAACAAATGTAAGAGACCCCACAAAAGGATCACTCATGATCTTGAAAGCTAATCCAGAAAATGGTTCATCATCACTGGCAGCCCTCTCAAGAACCAATTCTGGATCCTCGGGATCTGTCCCCTTCATTGGTGGCAAATCCACAGGAGAGGGCAAATAATCTACGACAGCATCCAGTAGAGGCTGGACACCTTTGTTCTTAAAGGCCGAGCCACATAAAACAGGAACGAAACTGCCTGAGATAGTTCCTTTCCTTATTAGCTTCTTAATGGTGGCCTCATCTGGTTCGATTCCTTCCAGGTAGTTCTCCATAGCTTCATCATCCAGCTCAACTACAGTTTCAACCATCTGAGCCCTGTACTCTTGAGCTAAATCTACAAGATCAGCTGGGATATCGACATATGCAAACTTTGCACCCAATTCCTCCCCAGACCAAACCACTGCCTGCATCTTCACGAGATCCACAACTCCTTTAAAAGTATCCTCTGCACCAATTGGGATTTGAAGCACCAGTGGTTTTGCACCCAGGTTCGACACAATCATATCTCTAGTTCTAAAGAAATTTGCTCCTAGCCGATCCATCTTATTCACAAAACATATCCTAGGAACGCCATATTTATCAGCCTGCCTCCAGACAGTTTCAGACTGAGGCTCCACACCAGCAACACTGtcaaataaacatattgcACCATCTAAAACCCTGAGGGCCCGCTCCACTTCCAGGGTGAAATCAACGT
The genomic region above belongs to Salvia hispanica cultivar TCC Black 2014 chromosome 3, UniMelb_Shisp_WGS_1.0, whole genome shotgun sequence and contains:
- the LOC125213229 gene encoding elongation factor G, chloroplastic, translating into MAVMKMSSSAVCNLNGSSRRPLPPRPVSHSARRRRSTSSAAVRALSSSFLASVAISTKLSTLRHNQKRGSFSVIAMAAGEEKRTIPLKDYRNIGIMAHIDAGKTTTTERVLYYTGRNYKIGEVHEGTATMDWMEQEQERGITITSAATTTFWNKHRINIIDTPGHVDFTLEVERALRVLDGAICLFDSVAGVEPQSETVWRQADKYGVPRICFVNKMDRLGANFFRTRDMIVSNLGAKPLVLQIPIGAEDTFKGVVDLVKMQAVVWSGEELGAKFAYVDIPADLVDLAQEYRAQMVETVVELDDEAMENYLEGIEPDEATIKKLIRKGTISGSFVPVLCGSAFKNKGVQPLLDAVVDYLPSPVDLPPMKGTDPEDPELVLERAASDDEPFSGLAFKIMSDPFVGSLTFVRVYSGKLESGSYVLNSNKGKKERIGRLLEMHANSREDTKVALTGDIIALAGLKDTITGETLCDPEKPVVLERMDFPDPVIKVAIEPKTKADIDKMAVGLIKLAQEDPSFHFSRDEETNQTVIEGMGELHLEIIVDRLKREYKVEANVGAPQVNYRESISKVTEVKYVHKKQSGGAGQFADITVRFEPLEAGSGYEFKSEIKGGAVPREYIPGVMKGLEESMPNGVLAGFPVVDVRAVLVDGSYHDVDSSVLAFQLAARGAFREGIRKAGPQMLEPIMRVEVVTPEEHLGDVIGDLNSRRGQINNFGDKPGGLKVVDALVPLAEMFQYVSTLRGMTKGRASYTMQLAKFDVVPQHIQNQLAQKEEPVAA